The following DNA comes from Chryseobacterium gallinarum.
AAAAACTTTTTTATTTCGTTGATTATCAATCTGTGTAGAATAATACATCATTAAAGAGTATGTTCCAAAATCGATTTCAACAAATGAATTATTTTTTAATTCAAAATATATTTTTCTTGTTCTCATTTTTAGACTTTCAAAAGAAACTTTTGGATGAATCAAAATTACCCATTCAATGTCTCAAAATTTACTCTAGACTTTTCCTACATATCCCATATTTACAGATATCCCAGGTTATTTCTCAGATAGGAAAACTTTAATTTCCATTTTTTATTCCTTATATTTAATCTGTACGGGATGTTTTCAAAGAGAAATCAACTTATGAATTCTCTAATGACTGATACTCTGCCCACATTGCATTAACTTTTTCCTGATCAAATATATCAGTTACGTATCTCCCTTCGGGTACCAGTAATTTATATTGGGCATCAATATATTCCATAAACCCATCATCCATAGATGGTAAACTAAAATCTACACTAGCGGGATCTTTGCTTACTTCGTAATAAAATTTATCTACGCTTACACTTAAGTATCCTTCAAAACACTGCACACTACCCTTTGACAAAAGTCTGTAAGCAGATTCATATGGGTGGGGCAAATGAAAATAAGGTTCAAAAACAGTTGGATATTCTGCCCTTAATATATTCCAGTAAATGTAATAATACAGATATAAATAATCAAAGGATCTATGATCTATATTGATGGAAACTCCTTCAAGCAGGTTGAGCCTGTAAAAATCTATATCCAGTAATTCTTTTCTAAGTTCAGGAAATAAGATCCGGATCAGATCATTTCGATCTTTATACCGCATGAGGTTGTATGAAAAATCAAAATTTAATGTTTCGCACCATTGTTTCATGGTATTCAGATAATTCTTAAACAAAAGGATATTGCTGGGACCACCATTCATATCGGGATTTTTCTGGGCTTTAAAGACCAACAGTTCTTTTATAAAGTCTTCGTTTATTTTCATTAAGGTTATATATTAGTTAATCTCTTTTACTAATCCATCAATGTTATTGAATAATTAAATTGCTCAAAATAAACTTCATAAATTTATAATTTGTACAATGTATTTTCTAAAAACCATCACTAATATTATGATTAGCTATCTTAACATTGTATTTCCGAACAGGATTAAATGTAATTTTATTGTAAAGTTTAATATTATAATTATCAGTATATTCATTATTTTAAATATACCTAAAATTGAAGTAAATGTTAGGTTTTGTATTGATGATAAAATCCCGAAGACCGTTTCAGGCCTTTTTAATTTTTCAGCCAGTTCAGACATTCAGTAATCTGCATTTTACTGATAAACACCTCATCGCTCACTTCAGGCTTGGGAGAAAGTTTTAATTCTACTTTTTGGCTTGAGTGTTTGATAATTTCTGCAATTGCTTCTTTATTGATGATAAACTTCCGGTTTACCTTAAAGAAGACCTGTGGATTCAGTTTCTGAATAATATCCTTAATTGTATCATCATAAATATAGGTCTGATTATCCATTGTAGTAAGGAAAAGGTATTTTCCGGAAGCAAAGAAATAAGCGGTATGATGTTCGTCTATAGATTTAAGCTTATTGCCTTCTCTTACCATGAACCGTTTCATGATTTCAGAGCTCCTATTCTGTAAGGTAGATATTGATTTCAGGGTAAGTTCCGGATCAAAATTATTCCTGATGGAAACAAATTTCTGTAACGCCTGATGGAGATCTTCGTCTTCAAAAGGTTTCAGGAGATAATCGATTGTAAAATGTTTGAAAACCCTCATTGCATATTCATCAAATGCCGTAATAAAAATAACAGGGGTAAACAATTCTACCTGCTCAAAGATTTCCAGGCTCATCCCATCCCCTAAATGAATATCCATAAAAATAAGATCAGCGGAGCTGTTCCCGAAGAATTCTATTGCCTGCTTTTTAGAACGAAGAATTACGATTTCAGTGACGGGGACAATGTCTTGTTTATCTAAAAGGCCTTTCAGATAATTAACAGCCAGCAATTCGTCTTCTATAATGGCAATTTTCATAACCTTACAAAAATACAAAAAAACCGCCAGAACGGTTAAATTCTGGCGGTTTCAGGGAATGTTAATATGAAATTTTATAAATTAGGATTGTTCTTTTTCGCACTCATCGGATATTCTATGGTATATCTTGGATCATTTTGCTGGAGAATATATTCCTTACCATTAATCATATGGCTTATTTTTTTCTGGTTTGTCCTTCTTAAATCGAACCAGCGTTGTCCTTCTAAGGCGAATTCCCTGTATCTCTCATCCATGATGAAATTCATGAACGCTTCCGAATTCATTGAAGACACTGCATTTTGCACAGCAGTAAAACCGTCCGGTGTATATCTGTTCTTCAAAACTTTAAGAAGTGTTTCTTTAGCTTCGCTCATTTTATTCAGCTTTACTAATGCTTCAGATTTTATAAAATACTGTTCTGCCGTTCTGAAAGACACCCTGAAATCTGAGCTTCCTCCTTTAATGACCTTGTATTTATTCCCATTTTTTTCAAAATAGATTCCAAACCTTTTGTCTGTAGAGCTATTGTATGATGATAGCAGATCCTGAGACACAAAACATAGGTTCTTAATAGAATTATCCCATGTATTATCCAAAGCCATAATAGATTCGGGAGAGGCATAATGGTTGGGAACTGTATTCGCTGTATTCAAATCCGTCAGGTCTCCTTTTACAGCCAATACCTCATCAGCATAGTATAACGCCTTGCTCCAGTCTCCTTCATAGAGAGCAATCCGTGCCTGGAAAGCCATTAATGCTGTTTTTGAAAATCTATAGTTGACACCCACTGACTGTTTTTGCTCTACCATAAGCCCCTCCGCTTTTTGAATATCCGCATGAACCTGCTGATAGACTTCCTGTACAGAAGAAGGCTTTAGCACCTGCTCAAGGTCAATTTCCAGACTGACAGGCACTCCCCTGTCTGTAGAAGCTGTAGCACTGTTGTATGGCTTCCCGTAGAGGTTAACCATATCAAAATATAAATAAGCCCGGAGTGCATAGGCTTCTGCAAGAATTTGATTTTTTTCGGGAGATTCTTTCATCGTCTTACTGCCTTCATTGATGATCTGATTCAGATAAAAATTCACGGCATAAAAACTTACCCAGGGAAACTCCGTGGATGAGGAATCGTTATTGGAGTCTTTCCACATCGCAATTTCACGGTAAGAAATAAAGTCCATTCCGTTTTCATCAAGATTCACTTCATCAGTACGAAGTGCTGTCAATGATTTATGAACCGGGTATTTTGAGTAAGCTGATGTAAGTACTTTACGGTAATCTTCAACAGTAGCAGGAATGATTTTCCCTTCAGGCTGAATATCCAAAAAACGGTCACAACCTATATGAGTAAAGCTAATGACTGCTAATGCTATGAATGTAGTTATTTTTCTCATTTTTCAAGTTTTAAAAAGAAACATTAAAGCCTACTGTAACTGATTTGGTAATAGGCTGTGCATAAATATTACCATAGGTTTCCGGATCAAAATATCCTTTGTACCCGTTACTGAATACAAACAGGTTACGTCCTTCAATACTCAGCCTAAGACTGCTGATCCCCATAGGACTTGTAAATTCCTTCGGGAGGGTATATCCCAAACGGATACTGCTGATTCTTACATAGCTGATTTCCTTTGCCCAAACATCAAGCAGGCTGTAAGCATTGGAACGGTTTCCCGCAAACCATTTGTTTGCCATCCATCCATTTGGGTTAGCCTCCATATCCGGGCTTGTAATTCCCGGAAGAGAAGAACCAGCTTCGTAGATATCCCGTGTGTAATTTCGCCCTCTGTCTAATTCCATTCCGCGGTAGGAAGGCGTTCTCATTACAGTCTGCTTTAGATTGACCGTTGCAGAAACAGTCAGGTCAAAATTGTGTATTTTAAAGGTATTGATGATCCCTCCTGTAAATTTCGGGTCTCTATCTCCCACGTATGTAAAAAGATTTCTCAGTTCAGCATTTGAAAGTTTTGTATCTACAAGCTGCCCCGGAAGAAAATCTTCGTATACATCATATAGTTTGAAAAACTCTGCTGCCGATACTTTTTCATCCCCTTTCCAGAACATTGGATTTCCAAATTCATCCATTCCCGCTGTTTTCAAAGCGAAAACAGCATTTACCGGAAGACCTTCCCTGGAAGGAAGCAAAGAATTGTCACGAGGCTGTTCACTTAATACTGTACTTTTATTATGGGCAAAGTTAATAGTAGTGGTCCATTTGAAATGATCCTTATTGATATTTCTTGTAGACAATGCCAACTCAAAACCTTTGTTCGTTAAACTCCCCCAGTTCATCATTGTATATTCAAATCCTGTTTCAAGCGGGGTTTCTTTCATACTGATCATATCCGTTCCCTTTCTATTGTAAATATCTGCGGTAAGATTGATACGGTTTTGGAACAACCCTAAGTCAACACCAAAATTGACGTTGGTTGTTTTTTCCCAGCGAAGCTTATCGTTCGGAGGGCTGATTACATTGATAATTCCTTCTTTCATCCCCGGGAGAATCGTTGCGTCATTATATTCTCCAATAAAGAAAGGTGAAGTATTACGGTCAATATTTCCCTGAAGACCATAGGAAGCCCTGAATCTAAGATTAGAAATTGCAGAAATATTTTTCATAAAATTCTCTTTGGTCACCAGCCACGATCCTGAAACAGCCCATATTGGCAGGTATTTATACTTTTTATTAACCCCGAATAGGTTGGTTCCATCATATCTTACACTTCCGAAAAATGTATACTTCTGATCATAGGTGTAAGAAGCAGTAGCAAACATAGAAGCATATGCATTCTCTATTGGCGGGTTTTCACGATAGGTTTCATACCTTTTGTCCGCTGCAAAGCTTGAATTCGGAAAAACAATTGCTGTAGCCCTTCTCGTTGCAGGATCATACCCGAATGCCCTTGTAACCGTAGTATTATCTTCTGTTTTACGGATTTCAGTTCCTGCCATCAAATCAATTTCATGCTTTGAATTAATTTTGGTACTGTATGTTCCCTGTAATTTCCAGTTATACTGGAAGAAATCATTATCCCAGTTCTGTTTTACCGCACCGGCAGGTAAGAAATAATGGTATCCCCCATCTTTATAATAGCGGGTATTTTCCTTCATTTTCCTGGTAAAATACGTATTCTCAGCAGCATACTTTTCGGTTTTATTGGCATCATACTGAATACCTAACTGAGAAGTGAATCTCAAATTTTTTGAAGCCTTATATTCTAAATCCAATATTGCCTTCAATGAGTTGTTTTTCAGGGTATAGCTGGTATTTTCCCTTTCTTCCAGGAAATTAAAAGGAATATACCGGTCATCAAAACCATCCATATCTCTGTCATACCTGTAGCTTCCGTCCGCATTGAAAGGAGTCAGGTAAGGATTGGCATTCCTTGAATAATTTACAGGATTAATAGACGCATCAGCATCCGTAACAAATGACTCACGCTCACTTTGGGTCCCAAAAACAGAGATTCCTGCGTTTAGTTTATCGCTTAATTTATAGTTGTTTTTCAGAGTCAGGTTATAACGCTTAAAACCTGTTCCTATCGTTGTACCTTCTTCATCATAATATCCTAACGAGAAGTAATAGTCTGCACGGTCACTACCTCCTGAAACACTCAAACCGTACTGCCTGTTGATGGCGTTTCTGTACAATAATTTTCCCCAATCCGTATTGCTATTCCTTAAACCATCTATCTGCTGGCGGGTCATTGAATTCAACGCATCCAAACCACCATTTCTGAAGGCATCAAGTTGCCCGTTTTGAGTTAAAATTCGCATCACTTCCCCTTTATCAGCGCGATAGGTTAAATCGGTACGTCTGGCAAGCATCAGTTCAAGATCAACTTTCTCCGATGCATTTAGGAGATTAAGCTTGCCAAAATCAGGGCGGGCAGTTACAAAGGTATCTGCGGAGAAATTCAATTTTAGACTTCCTTTTTTCCCTTTTTTGGTTGTAATTGAAATAACCCCGTTTGCTGCTCTTGCTCCATAGATTGCAGTAGCTGCAGCATCTTTAAGGATGGTTATATCTTCAATATCATTAGGATTCAGTCCTGCAATAGAAAAATTCTGAAGCTGGTCAATATTATCTTTATCACTGAAATTAGGAACATCGTTTCCTTCTAAAGGAAGCCCGTCAATCACCCATAACGGATCCTGCGGACCGGATAAAGAAGCTGTTCCACGGATTCTGATTTTTGCAGGACTCCCCGGGGATCCTGTTTCAGGAGTAACCGCTACCCCCGCGATCTGGCCTGACAGCATCTGATCTACACTTGCAACCCCAGCCTGGGTAATTGCATCCATTTTAACGGTAGAAACTGCTGAAGTCTGCTTACGCTTTTCAATCTTCTGATATCCGGTGATGATAACTTCCTGTATTTTATTTTTATCTGAAACTTCAGGAGTCAGCCTTATCATATAATTGGTTTTCCCTTCACTGATCTGAATGGTCCTGGACTCATATCCCGGATAACTCACCAATACTGATCTGGTATCTGCAGGAACTTCCAGAATAAATTTCCCATCCTTATCGGTTACAGTACCTACAGACACACTTTCAATAATCCCGTCCAGCTCGGTTTTAGTAGACACAGATTGTGTTTCAATCTTTATAGATGCTCCTGTAATGACAGCAGAGGTATTTCCGTCTTCTATTTTTCCGGTAATGGTTCTCTTTTCCTGGGCCAGTGCAACCTGAGCCGCCAAAAGAGGTAAAAGTATTAGAGATTTCTTCATAGTTGATTATTTTTTTAAAGCCTCTTCAATTCGAATGATTAAGTCTGTGTAATGAGCCCTGGAAGCCTCATCTCCTTTGTATCTGGTCCTGTTCAGCAAGTCTAGTACTTTTTGCAGCTCTGCCCTTTTATAAGTGGTTACTTCAGAAACCCTTTTCATGGATGAATAATTAATATTTCTGAGATTCTTATCTGCTTCGTGATAATTGCAGATCAACGGCATATTCAGTGTTTCACTGGTTTTCAGGCTTTTCACAGCTGTTTTTTCAAATAGTTTATTCACTGAAACAATCAGGGCATCCACATAATTTTTCTGTGTCATCCTTTCAAGAATTGTAAGGCTTCCTCTTTTATTAAAAATGGCACTTCTTACCTGGTCAAATAGGTTTTCCACCGTATAGATTTCTTCTTTTGAACCTGAGACTTCATGTTTCAATTCATTTTCAAGTAATCTCAATAGCCTGTCGTCCACAAACAAAGAATAGATATTGGCATACTGCATTCCTCTTGCTAAAGTGTATGGAGTCTGCTCAAATGGCCCCATTGGTGAATTTTTAACAGGATAGGTTTTCTCAGTAATCGGATTGAAGAATAACCACTCCGGAAGATTAATTGAATTTGTAATCAGATAATCTACTGCCCTTCTCTGGGTTTCAGCAGGCACTGCTTCATATGCTTTTTTCTTATTACCAAAAACCGTGTTATTCAGGTAAATTCCTCCTACATTCGCCATGACATGACCTGTATACAGATCCCATTGCCCGATAGCCCCCAAATACAGTTTGCCCGCATCCGTATAATCTTTACCGTCTTCATAAGCCCATTTTAAAAGGTTATTGACTACTACCTTCAGGTTTTTCATTCCGTATTCACTGGCTTTCATTGCATCATCACCCAAATCTTCCGATTGTGAACGCGGATCGATTGTTTCCAGGTAGTTTTGCTGTTCACCATAGAAATACATAGGATCATCCTGGTGCTTTTCGATGAGGTTTCTTAATGCTTTTTTTTCGGAAAATTCATCCGGATACCACCTATATCCCCATTCTATGGCATATTTGTCATAAATACCGATTTTAGGGGTAATGGCAGTAACACCATCTTCTGGTTGAGCCACATAATTATAACGTGCATAGTCCATGATGGAAGGAGCCGTTCCCCCCATTTTATCTGTAAATTCTTTTGAACGAAGGGACTCTACCGGAAAGGCAAAGGAGGCTCCCATATTGTGTTTCAATCCAAATGTATGTCCTACTTCGTGGGATGATACAAACCGGATAGCCTCTCCCATATGCTCATTGCTGAATATATTTCCTCTTGCTTTGGGATCTATAGGCCCTGTCTGGATCCTCATCCATTCCTGGAGGGAAGTCATCACATTGTGCCACCAGATGATATCCGCTTCGATAATTTCACCACTCCTCGGATCCACTACTGAAGGCCCCATCGCATTTGATTTAGGAGAAGCAGCATACGTGATTACCGAATATCTTACATCATCAATATCAAAATCTTCGTCTTTTTCATCCGGCATTCTGGCTATTATGGCATTTTTGAAACCTGCCTGCTCAAAAGCGACCTGCCAGTCGTGAACTCCCGCAATGATTTTTTCACGCCATTGTTTTGGGGTTGCCGGGTCAATATAATAGACAATCGGCTTTTTAGGCTCAACAAGTTCTCCTTTTAAATATCTTTCACGGTCTTCATCTTTAGGTTCCAGGTTCCATCTGGTAATAAAGAACTTTTCATCCATTCTTTGCTGCTGATCATTAAAGGCCCAGTGTTTTTCGCTGAAAAATCCCACTCTCGGATCGGCTATTCTCGGCTTCATCGGGGTTTCAGAAAGCAGTACAAGATTAGTGGTTACTCCTAAGGTCACCGGCAGATCAACACCTCCTTCGTTTACAGAAGTGGTTAATTGGGATTTAACAACAAGGTTCTTAGGAAATGTCTTTACGCCTTCGATATAAGAAAGGCTTGATTTCACTGATCCACCAAGACCTACGTTCGCCAGAACGTCATTAAAGCTTTTCTGGTTACCATCAAAGACTTTATTAACTTTAATGGCTACCGACGTAGAATCATTGTTTTGAGCTTCAATATCAAAAACTTCAATGACAGATTCTGAAAAATTGTCTTTTACAGATTTTGTAATAGCATCATTTTTAGGAGAAGACACTTTTGCCACTGAAGTTTTAACCCAAACTTTTCTGGCTACCGTATCCCGGTGAAAGGAAATCACTTTATTTTCGTAATTCATCCCTTTATTCAACCCTGCTTCATTCACCTGCATAGGGACTTGGGAGAGTTTGTTGACAACCAAAAACTGACGTCCCATTAAAGTATCAGGAATTTCAAAATAAACATCTGTTTTTACCTGAATTGTATTGAAAAGCCCTTTTTTATAGATACCTTTCTTGATCAGGTCTTCAATTTTTTTTGTTTTTTTTGATGATGAAAGTTCTGTCTTTTCAGTTTTTTCCTTCGTTGTTTTTACAGTGTCCTTTTTCTGTGCCAGAACTGCCGGCGATGCCATAGCAAGTCCTAAATACAGAGCCAGTCTGTAATTCTTCATTACAATAATCCGATTCATTCCAAATAGTAAATATCTTAGTTTCAGCGGGCAAAGCTATAGGTATACAAAATCATATAGATCATATTAGGGAGTGAAAGGTGATTTTTCGGGAGTGAGTGGATTTTCAATTTCACTTCATTAGCGGTAAAAAACATATGAAATATTCACCATCTACAGAAATATTAAGAGAATTAATCCTAAAATATTCATAAATTTGAGTTAAATAATTAATTCCAAACTTCTCTCCTTGCACAGGTTCTGTTTTAGGCTGCCAGGTATTTTTCACAACAATCCCGTTTTCTTCAATACTAATGATGATTTCCAGCGGCTGATCTATGGTGGCAACATTATGTTTTATTGCATTTTCCGTAACGATTTGAAGTGACAGATAAGGAATACGTTTTTCCAGGCTTTTGGAATCATTAATAATGACTTCGAATCTCAGTTCCTCATCAAACCTGCTTTTCAAAAGCTCCATATATTTCCGGATAAAATCAATTTCTTTCGAAACCAAAACAATATTTTCTTTTGGAGGTACAATAAGATATCTGTAGATCTTGGAAAGATTCATGGTAAACTTCTGAGCATTCTCCTTATTAATTCCAATGAGCATATATAAAGAATTCAGGGAATTGAACAGAAAATGCGGATTGATATTATTTTTAAGCTGCTGAAGCTGGTTGATTATTTCCGCTTTATGCATTTTTTCATTTTCAATCAATAACAGATTCTTTTCTGATTGAATTTTTTCTTTTTCCTGGTAAGCAACATTGGCAGCTCTTTGAAATAAAATAAAAACGGTTACAATAAGAAATAAAGCCGCCAGAAAAATATAGGTTGTATAGGTTTTAATCTTATATACATTTTCATCGATGATGAAATTGACATGGTTCACTACTGTATATCCTTCAAAATTATCCGTTTTTAATGGTTTTATGAAGCGGGTGACTTCTACCCCAAGATATTCAGAAGTGGCAGTTCCCTGGGTATATCCGGTCCTGCTTGTACTGCATACAGTGTCTTTTGGGTTAATATCTGTAAATTCAAAAATATTCTTTCCCAAATATTTCTTCTCAGGATGGGTAATGCAAATGCCTTCTTTGGTGAAAACATACGCATAGGTATTAGAATTTTTATCTACATTGATAAAATACTGGTGAAGGTCATCCAAACTTACTGTAGATCCATAATACAGGACATTTTTATCAGGTAAAATCAGAGAATCATAGCTCACCCAAAACAAACTGTCTTTATGGGTAACCAAAATATTCCTGAAATCTCCAGCCCCATCATTTTCTAAAGTAATTGTTTTTTCTATATCCTTCTTGTTCCTGAAAATATCTGATAAAAAACCATCTCTTTCGGATTTTCCAGCTGCTTTATTTTCATAGTAATACCAGCTATCCGTTAATAGATTGCGTTTTTTATTCAGGTCATTCAATACCGAGGAATAGTCTTTATAATTTTGTAAACCATCTTTCCGGATCAGTGCCCGTAACAGATATTGATAGTCTTCAATATTTTTGAATTCTTTTTCTATAGATTCATATTTCCGGAAGAACGTCTTCTTAGCAAAGTCTTCTGTATTTTTCTGGCTATCACGGGTGATTAAAAAACTCAGAATAGCCAATGCTGCCACAGCAATTAAGCAGGCAGATAAAGCAGTGATATAAATAGATTTCCGGGATAAGGCGTGTTTAAAATTAATCGTCAAGATTCTCTAAATTGTTGTATTACTTCCACATATAAATAAGCAGTTGCAAAATTATAACAAAGTATTGAGGACTATAAAGTGAATTATTTTTTATCACTGTAAACATTACTCATTTACAACAATTGCTGTTTGATAGTCTTAAAATTAGTTAATATAGCGGTATCAATTGCAGATTGATCTTTTTATATTTTGAAAATTAATTATCTTCGCCTACAAATCTTATTTGAAAAATGAAGAAGCTCATCTCCGGGATATCTATTTTTTGTACTGTAATCGTCTCTGCCCAAGAGTCCATCCAATTTCAGGAATTACCATTCAAGGATATCATTGCAAAGGCTAAAAAGGAAAAAAAACTGGTCTTTATTGACGCCTATGCTTCCTGGTGCGGACCGTGCAAACTGATGGAAAAAAATGTTTTCACTCAGAAATCTGTCGGAGAGTATTATAATACCAACTTTATCAATGCAAGATTTGATATGGAAAAAGGAGAAGGAAGGGATATTGCTGCAAAATTCGGGGTGCGATCCTATCCTACTTATCTTTTTCTGAATGGTGAAGGCGAGCTGGTGTCACGAAATACCGGTTATATGGAAGAAAGTATGTTCATCGCTATGGCGCAGGACATCAATTCCCCGGGTAATAAGAAAGGATCTCTGAGAGACCGGTTTGCCAGCGGAGAAAAAGATCCTGAGTTTCTGATCAATATTATGAAGTTAAACTCTTCTTCAGACTATGATTTTGCCAAGAAAGCTTCTGAAAGATATTTCGAAAACAAAAAAAAGACGGAGGAGCTTTCAAAAGAGGAAATTGGTTTTCTTTTATATTTTTTAAAATCAACTGAAGACAGTAATTATGCTGCCTTCACTTCCAGAAAGGCTGAAATTATTAAATACCTTCCGGAAGAAACCTATAAAGAATTTGACGCACAGCTGAAGTTATCCAAAATAGTGGATCAATCCATTGATGAAAAAAACAAAAGGATCAATGAAGAATATTTCATGAAATCTGCCATACCATTGGTAGGACAACAGGCAGCCACAACAAAACTTAATCAGACAAAGCTTGCGTATTATGAGCAAAACGCCAATTTCCCGGAATATGAAAAGGCAGCCTTAGAGTATTATAAAAACGCTGATGCATTCGAACCTAATGAACTTTTAAGAGCTGCTTGGGTATTCGTTGATCATATCAAAACACCAGCTTCATTAAAGAAAGCTACAGAATGGGCAGAAAAATCTGTTATGAGGGGAGAGACATCTGAAAACACTTATATTCTTGCAAAGCTTTATTTTCTTACCGGCAATAAAGAAATGGCAAAAAATTACGCAGAAATGGCAAAAAATATAGCTGTTCAGAGCAGCAAGGATTCCAAACTGGCGGAAGAATTATTAAATCAAATAAAATAACACATTGATGAACTACAAATTATTAACAGGAAGTATCCTGGCCCTTTTAACAATAGAAACCCTAACTGCTCAGGAACAGGAAAATCAAAAGAGCTTATACATAAAAGGGAATGCATTATTTGCACCAATAGGAATACTAAATATTGGGATAGAAAAACAAATAAAGCCTAAGTACACCCTTCAGGGAGATATCTTTATCTCACCATGGAAATCTTTTGCAGGGCATAAATTACAGATTTATTCCGCCTCCATAGAAGGAAGATATTATTTCAAGGAAGCTTTTAAACATTGGTATATAGGAGCTAATATTGGTCTTTCTGCTTTTAATCTTCAAAAATGGAATTATTGGAGCGGCACCTATGTTACCAATGAAGGAGAATTCCTTGATAGTTCTAATCTTTATCAAAAAGGATTTTCAATTATGCTGGGGGTAACAGGAGGTTACCAATTCCAGTTATCTGACCGTTGGAATCTTGACGTTTACGCCACAATAGGTACATCTCAAGGTTTTTACAAAGGATATGATAGCACTACCGGAAAACGCTATGATGGAACAGATGGCGTTAACAGAAGCGGAGAAATCATTCCTTACAGGGGAGGCATAATGATCTCTTATAAATTAAAATAATACAATGAAGTTATTAGGAAGAAATCATATTATCATTTCAGTGATCACATTTGTGATCCTTTTTTTAATGAATTATATAGGGAATGATTTGCCTGATAAATTACAACGAGCCCTGCTTACTGCTTTTGCAGGGGTGATTGGGCTAACAGTTGGGCTTTTCATTTTAAATAAAGGAAAAAATGATAAAAACCCGCCTCAAAATTTTGATTAATCAGTCTTTATAAATAACGTATCGGGTTCTTATTTTTTCAAAATTTTCCAGATCTTTTTTCCATGAAGATTTAATTTCCGGAATCGATTTGCCAGCAATAATTTGTTTCCTAAGCTCATCGGTTCCGGCTAATGTATCAAACCATAGGTTTTTCAAAAAGAAATCCTGTTGAGGGTTTTTATAGGCTTTATAAGCTTTTATTACCCACTCAAGGTTTAATTCTCTTAAATCCCCGGGATAGTTGGAAAGATTTTCTCCATAACATAATTTTCCGTTCAGGAAAGGATC
Coding sequences within:
- a CDS encoding zinc-dependent metalloprotease, with the translated sequence MNRIIVMKNYRLALYLGLAMASPAVLAQKKDTVKTTKEKTEKTELSSSKKTKKIEDLIKKGIYKKGLFNTIQVKTDVYFEIPDTLMGRQFLVVNKLSQVPMQVNEAGLNKGMNYENKVISFHRDTVARKVWVKTSVAKVSSPKNDAITKSVKDNFSESVIEVFDIEAQNNDSTSVAIKVNKVFDGNQKSFNDVLANVGLGGSVKSSLSYIEGVKTFPKNLVVKSQLTTSVNEGGVDLPVTLGVTTNLVLLSETPMKPRIADPRVGFFSEKHWAFNDQQQRMDEKFFITRWNLEPKDEDRERYLKGELVEPKKPIVYYIDPATPKQWREKIIAGVHDWQVAFEQAGFKNAIIARMPDEKDEDFDIDDVRYSVITYAASPKSNAMGPSVVDPRSGEIIEADIIWWHNVMTSLQEWMRIQTGPIDPKARGNIFSNEHMGEAIRFVSSHEVGHTFGLKHNMGASFAFPVESLRSKEFTDKMGGTAPSIMDYARYNYVAQPEDGVTAITPKIGIYDKYAIEWGYRWYPDEFSEKKALRNLIEKHQDDPMYFYGEQQNYLETIDPRSQSEDLGDDAMKASEYGMKNLKVVVNNLLKWAYEDGKDYTDAGKLYLGAIGQWDLYTGHVMANVGGIYLNNTVFGNKKKAYEAVPAETQRRAVDYLITNSINLPEWLFFNPITEKTYPVKNSPMGPFEQTPYTLARGMQYANIYSLFVDDRLLRLLENELKHEVSGSKEEIYTVENLFDQVRSAIFNKRGSLTILERMTQKNYVDALIVSVNKLFEKTAVKSLKTSETLNMPLICNYHEADKNLRNINYSSMKRVSEVTTYKRAELQKVLDLLNRTRYKGDEASRAHYTDLIIRIEEALKK
- a CDS encoding thioredoxin family protein is translated as MKKLISGISIFCTVIVSAQESIQFQELPFKDIIAKAKKEKKLVFIDAYASWCGPCKLMEKNVFTQKSVGEYYNTNFINARFDMEKGEGRDIAAKFGVRSYPTYLFLNGEGELVSRNTGYMEESMFIAMAQDINSPGNKKGSLRDRFASGEKDPEFLINIMKLNSSSDYDFAKKASERYFENKKKTEELSKEEIGFLLYFLKSTEDSNYAAFTSRKAEIIKYLPEETYKEFDAQLKLSKIVDQSIDEKNKRINEEYFMKSAIPLVGQQAATTKLNQTKLAYYEQNANFPEYEKAALEYYKNADAFEPNELLRAAWVFVDHIKTPASLKKATEWAEKSVMRGETSENTYILAKLYFLTGNKEMAKNYAEMAKNIAVQSSKDSKLAEELLNQIK
- a CDS encoding DUF3575 domain-containing protein, which codes for MNYKLLTGSILALLTIETLTAQEQENQKSLYIKGNALFAPIGILNIGIEKQIKPKYTLQGDIFISPWKSFAGHKLQIYSASIEGRYYFKEAFKHWYIGANIGLSAFNLQKWNYWSGTYVTNEGEFLDSSNLYQKGFSIMLGVTGGYQFQLSDRWNLDVYATIGTSQGFYKGYDSTTGKRYDGTDGVNRSGEIIPYRGGIMISYKLK
- a CDS encoding histidine kinase translates to MTINFKHALSRKSIYITALSACLIAVAALAILSFLITRDSQKNTEDFAKKTFFRKYESIEKEFKNIEDYQYLLRALIRKDGLQNYKDYSSVLNDLNKKRNLLTDSWYYYENKAAGKSERDGFLSDIFRNKKDIEKTITLENDGAGDFRNILVTHKDSLFWVSYDSLILPDKNVLYYGSTVSLDDLHQYFINVDKNSNTYAYVFTKEGICITHPEKKYLGKNIFEFTDINPKDTVCSTSRTGYTQGTATSEYLGVEVTRFIKPLKTDNFEGYTVVNHVNFIIDENVYKIKTYTTYIFLAALFLIVTVFILFQRAANVAYQEKEKIQSEKNLLLIENEKMHKAEIINQLQQLKNNINPHFLFNSLNSLYMLIGINKENAQKFTMNLSKIYRYLIVPPKENIVLVSKEIDFIRKYMELLKSRFDEELRFEVIINDSKSLEKRIPYLSLQIVTENAIKHNVATIDQPLEIIISIEENGIVVKNTWQPKTEPVQGEKFGINYLTQIYEYFRINSLNISVDGEYFICFLPLMK